A single region of the Salvia splendens isolate huo1 chromosome 18, SspV2, whole genome shotgun sequence genome encodes:
- the LOC121777958 gene encoding multiprotein-bridging factor 1a-like, producing MSGFTQDWEPVVIRKKAPTSAARKDEKAVNAARRAGAEIETVRKATAGSNRAASSSTSLNTRKLDEDTENLTHEKVPTELKKAIMQARMDKKLTQAQLAQIINEKPQIIQEYESGKAIPNQQIISKLERALGAKLRGKK from the exons ATGTCAGGATTCACACAGGATTGGGAGCCGGTAGTCATCCGCAAGAAGGCGCCGACCTccgctgctcgcaaggatgagAAAGCCGTCAACGCCGCCCGCCGCGCCGGAGCTGAGATCGAAACCGTCAGAAAGG CAACTGCGGGGTCGAACAGAGCTGCTTCCAGCAGTACCTCGTTGAATACCAGGAAGCTTGATGAAGATACAGAAAATCTTACTC ATGAAAAGGTTCCGACTGAATTAAAGAAGGCGATCATGCAGGCTCGAATGGATAAGAAACTCACACAAGCTCAACTTGCTCAG ATTATAAACGAGAAACCCCAGATCATACAGGAATACGAATCTGGAAAAGCAATTCCCAATCAGCAGATCATATCCAAACTGGAGAGGGCTCTTGGTGCGAAACTGCGTGGGAAGAAATAA